The genomic segment GGCGTCGATGTCGGCCTTGAGCTGGGACATCTTGGTGGCGCCGATGATGGCGGCGGTGGTGAAGGGCCGCGAGACGACGTAGCGGATCGCCATCTGCGCCGGGTCGAGGCCGTGGCGGCGCGCGGCGTCGACGTAGGCTTCCGTGGCCTTCAGGCCCTGCGGCTTGCGGTAGCGCGAGTTCTGCGGGTAGAGCGTCAGCCGCGCGTCCGGCGGCTCCGCGCCGTGCAGGTACTTGCCGGTGAGCATCCCGGCGGCCAGCGGCGCGTAGGCCAGCAGGCCGCAGTCCTCGCGGATGGCGATCTCGGCGTTGCCGGCCTCGAAGCTGCGGTTCAGCAGGCTGTAGGGGTTCTGGATGCTGGCGATGCGCGGTCCGCCGCCCTGTTCGGCGAGGGCCAGGTAGCGCATCACGCCCCACGGCGTTTCGTTGGACACGCCGACGTGCTTGATCTTGCCGCTGCGCTGGATCGCGTCCAGCGCTTCCAGGGTGTCTTCCAGCGGCGTCCACTGGCCGTCGGCGGTGAAGTCGAAGCCCAGCTTGCCGAAGTAGTTGGACGGCCGCTCGGGCCAGTGCAGCTGGTAGAGGTCGATGGCGTCCGTGCCCAACCGGCGCAGGCTGGCGTCCACGGCGTTTTCCAGGTTTTCGCGCGTGAAGCGCGGGCCGCCGCGGACGTGGGCGAAGCGCTGGCCG from the Limimonas halophila genome contains:
- a CDS encoding NADP(H)-dependent aldo-keto reductase; this encodes MEYRPLGRTGLRVSALCLGTMTWGTQNTRDEAFEQMDYALERGINFVDTAEMYPTPYQDELHGRTEEIIGAWLKARGTRDKIVLASKALGPGQRFAHVRGGPRFTRENLENAVDASLRRLGTDAIDLYQLHWPERPSNYFGKLGFDFTADGQWTPLEDTLEALDAIQRSGKIKHVGVSNETPWGVMRYLALAEQGGGPRIASIQNPYSLLNRSFEAGNAEIAIREDCGLLAYAPLAAGMLTGKYLHGAEPPDARLTLYPQNSRYRKPQGLKATEAYVDAARRHGLDPAQMAIRYVVSRPFTTAAIIGATKMSQLKADIDAHDVTLSEELLAELEDIHRVYTYPCP